A window of the Scophthalmus maximus strain ysfricsl-2021 chromosome 8, ASM2237912v1, whole genome shotgun sequence genome harbors these coding sequences:
- the sorbs2a gene encoding sorbin and SH3 domain-containing protein 1 isoform X12 encodes MNTDSGGCAPKSVALSLTLSPMKRVQSSPNLASGSDSHSSDLDSWRSRSATDGLKNGDASSSSLAAKGFRSVRPNLQDKKSPTQDFNHMPLPPPRKESFHFSPTGTHPPDYSSLIALANDSGPGMLTFTQNEKAVLKESYTINSTSSYSYAETCANPVLREHQHNDISNCIAPATSNKLAQERKVSSLKLTPVTIPDPPAHLNSYSDPQTKTQTTSSPPPTSRPPQRGPALSQSLLQTASLSVHLGPSSPAGSQVEMTTPPPAVPPRPSPAKLLGPASPNPTAQHSPYHSSETLNHLPGLMPKTLSPTPYVPSGASGAVSVSGGGYASPSASPVTVSALSHYSSSTAGLLDELQICSLDTPGASPTPSPTLSLVSTYMSTAGPDDVLTTSVASTAAAATVTNGQVLSHAMNGSASHPQRPLSPPSYPPLPASLHTGLQRRSRSSGGSESVTRESVVSGHTSVSSTVPIACFSEEEKRVSVIKAPHFEGIGPIDESGIPIAIRTTVDRPKDWYKTMFKQIHKVHKADDDYSDTYNATYAVINNDDYSLSSTATMAHPAPRTHTYRPLSKSPSDNGGHLGPREPSPSPVPPPPPPMPSLLQLRARESERDKDSPDMNEWGPPDRKVDTRRYRAEPKSIFEYEPGKSSILDHERPTYDDIDLENEPWYKFFSELEFGRPPPKKRLDYNPDISARQHIETSLHIAPADKAPERAASAASDYRKRRKSEPSSSQVNAQSQSRAALSPKPVEAYRPSSSSLKKPVIRSSPSSPSRAKDQDVSRSYSTLDGRHTPQSRRPTPDREKQPARAIYDFNAQTAKELTFKKGDAVNIIRQIDTNWYEGEHRGRVGIFPISYVEKMPSTEKQQPIRPPPPAHVREIGEAVARFNFNADTNVELSLRKGERVIVIRQVDQNWYEGKIPDTTKQGIFPVSYIDIIKRSPSKSPAHHIDPRGHSGSRTPSSTPIKPFYHLPPSSATCDLPSPHPSLRRLDLQAITNDWLSLTMGPSASTPVHSRTTTPVPPTPPPLPLDLASLQTAQEPMTPSPSPAPSLRGFALPPQTFCRTPPFREGRLGSGHTPAVLPFSQPPHPPPPPPPPASHSSLTSPSSDSLLQNNSSRRGFTETAQMSYIAKPEVLFCTTPERIKSPTQIPQWHKFTAPVNKSTKTTVTLRVKDPYDELLSMILDGSSSTDDVDFSRFSPIDSPPATPTDESQSRFELKADESYHPAGKPPAVTAASKPAGGVRLEVQVHKPVTMAPLSISWGGLPKTSTDDEPVKSQSPPSVKGKGFTELFIEEEEDVLEEKEEDVRDLNERLSPQADVSPSTLTRLSHPSASSPSIAPPPPPPPHSSTPSFSPPSFSPPSSSPSRSQQHDHNTVPTSPPRSPQPPSLPHLSLSPSPPVSPPPLHSSHPSPVVPPQRSVPQPSNSPCPSRPFASVPDSESPVSLPTRSPPKPASPPLATPCSPPTPPTVPHPGHRSPKVKDPVVGGKPPRSPILSRRSYLSSVRGRRRLVQDALHGGGDPYQAVYNYTPRNEDELELREGDIVDVMEKCDDGWFVGTSRRSKLFGTFPGNYVKQL; translated from the exons ATGAATacag ATAGCGGAGGATGCGCTCCCAAAAGCGTGGCCTTGTCCCTCACACTCTCTCCCATGAAGAGGGTCCAGAGCTCGCCAAATCTAGCCTCAG GGAGTGATTCTCACTCATCAGACTTGG ATTCTTGGCGGTCACGCAGCGCAACAGATGGCCTTAAGAACGGAGACGCCAGCAGCTCATCTCTCGCTGCCAAAGGCTTTCGGAGTGTCAGACCCAACCTGCAGGACAAAAAGTCACCGACACAG GATTTCAATCACATGCCACTGCCGCCCCCCAGGAAAGAGAGTTTCCACTTCTCGCCCACTGGCACTCATCCACCAGACTACAGCTCCCTCATTGCCCTGGCTAATGACTCAGGCCCTGGAATGCTAACGTTCACTCAGAATGAGAAAGCAGTTTTGAAAGAGTCCTACACGATTAATAGCACATCTTCTTACTCCTACGCAGAGACCTGTGCGAACCCAGTCCTGCGCGAACACCAGCACAATGATATTAGCAACTGCATCGCCCCTGCCACCTCTAATAAACTGGCCCAGGAGCGTAAGGTGTCGTCCCTCAAACTAACCCCGGTCACCATCCCTGACCCTCCTGCACACCTCAACTCCTACTCTGATCCCCAAACTAAGACCCAGACCACAAGTTCCCCTCCACCCACTTCCCGACCTCCACAAAGGGGCCCGGCTCTCTCTCAGTCCCTGTTGCAGACGGCCTCGCTCTCTGTCCACTTGGGCCCCTCAAGTCCAGCTGGGTCCCAGGTGGAGATGACGACGCCTCCTCCCGCAGTTCCGCCGAGACCTTCTCCTGCAAAACTGCTG GGCCCTGCGTCCCCCAACCCCACAGCGCAGCACTCCCCTTACCACAGCTCAGAAACACTCAACCACCTGCCAGGCCTCATGCCCAAGACCCTATCGCCCACCCCGTATGTCCCTAGCGGAGCAAGCGGTGCGGTCAGTGTGAGCGGCGGTGGCTACGCGTCGCCCTCGGCCTCTCCCGTGACAGTGTCGGCTCTCAGCCACTACTCGTCTTCCACGGCGGGCCTGCTGGACGAGCTGCAGATCTGTAGTCTGGACACGCCCGGCGCCTCACCCACGCCGTCGCCCACCCTCAGCCTTGTCTCCACCTACATGTCCACCGCTGGCCCCGATGATGTGCTAACAACCTCTGTGGCCTCCACTGCCGCAGCTGCCACTGTCACTAAC GGCCAGGTCCTCTCTCACGCTATGAATGGGAGTGCGAGCCATCCGCAGAGacccctctctcccccgtccTACCCTCCTCTCCCCGCCTCGCTCCACACCGGGCTCCAGAGACGGAGCAGGAGTTCGG GGGGCAGCGAGTCTGTCACGAGAGAGTCGGTGGTGTCGGGCCACACCAGCGTCAGCAGCACCGTGCCCATCGCCTGCttctcagaggaagagaaaagggtTTCCGTCATCAAAGCCCCTCACTTCGAAGGCATCGGCCCCATAGACGAGTCCGGCATCCCCATTGCCATCCGCACG acGGTGGATAGGCCTAAGGATTGGTATAAAACCATGTTCAAACAGATCCACAAGGTTCACAAAGCAG acgATGACTATTCCGACACGTACAATGCAACATATGCTGTCATAAACAATG ACGACTACAGCCTGTCATCCACCGCCACCATGGCCCACCCGGCACCCCGGACGCATACGTACAGGCCGCTGTCCAAGAGCCCCTCAGACAACGGAGGGCATCTGGGGCCTCGGGAGCCTTCCCCATCCCCTGtgcccccacctcctccacccatgCCTTCCCTCCTGCAGCTAAGGGCCAGAGAAAGCGAACGCGACAAAGACTCCCCGGACAT GAATGAATGGGGTCCTCCCGACAGGAAAGTGGACACACGAAGGTACCGCGCAGAGCCCAAGAGTATTTTTGAATACGAGCCTGGGAAGTCCTCTATTTTGGACCATGAGAGACCA ACCTATGATGACATAGATTTAGAGAACGAGCCTTGGTATAAGTTCTTTTCCGAGCTGGAGTTTGGGCGGCCG CCTCCTAAAAAACGGCTGGATTATAATCCAGACATCTCCGCTCGCCAGCACATCGAG ACATCCCTGCACATCGCTCCCGCCGACAAGGCTCCTGAGAGAGCTGCGAG CGCTGCCAGCGACtacaggaagagaaggaagtCTGAGCCGTCGAGTTCCCAAGTGAATGCTCAGTCTCAGAGCAGAGCTGCACTTTCCCCCAAACCAGTGGAGGCCTACAgaccgagcagcagcagcctgaagaAGCCCGTCATCCGTTCCTCACCATCCTCACCCTCCAGAGCCAAAG ACCAGGATGTCTCCAGGAGTTATTCCACTTTGGACGGACGCCACACACCCCAGAGTAGAAGACCTACTCCTGACAGAGAG aAACAGCCCGCAAGAGCCATTTATGATTTTAATGCACAAACGGCTAA GgagctgacatttaaaaagggtGATGCAGTAAACATCATCAGGCAGATAGATACCAACTGGTACGAAGGGGAGCACCGAGGACGGGTGGGGATATTCCCCATATCGTATGTAGAG aagatgcCGTccacagagaagcagcagccGATCCGTCCTCCTCCGCCAGCACACGTCAGAGAGATCGGAGAGGCAGTGGCACGCTTCAACTTCAACGCCGACACTAACGTGGAGCTGTCTCTCAGAAAG ggtgaGAGAGTAATTGTGATAAGGCAGGTGGATCAGAACTGGTACGAGGGCAAGATCCCAGACACAACCAAACAGGGCATCTTTCCTGTGTCCTACATTGACATCATCAAGCGCTCCCCGTCCAAGAGCCCCGCCCATCACATAGACCCGCGTGGTCACTCTGGCAGCAGGACGCCGAGCAGCACACCCATCAAG CCTTTCTACCACCTACCTCCATCCTCCGCCACCTGTGACCTCCCGTCCCCTCACCCCTCGTTGAGAAGGCTTGACCTGCAAGCCATCACCAACGACTGGCTGTCGCTCACAATGGGCCCGTCAGCATCCACACCGGTTCACTCCCGCACGACCACCCCTGTACCTCCCACACCTCCCCCTCTTCCACTTGACCTTGCATCTCTTCAAACAGCTCAGGAGCCCATGACACCTTCACCCTCACCCGCACCGTCACTAAGAGGCTTTGCTCTTCCGCCCCAGACATTTTGCAGAACTCCACCTTTCAGAGAAGGGAGACTCGGTTCAGGTCACACCCCAGCTGTTCTGCCTTTTTCCcaacctcctcatcctcctcctcctcctcccccccccgcctctcatTCCTCACTCACCTCTCCATCAAGTGACTCTTTGCtccaaaacaacagcagccgCAGGGGGTTCACAGAAACAGCCCAAATGTCTTACATTGCTAAGCCGGAGGTTTTGTTCTGCACGACACCGGAGCGAATAAAGTCACCCACGCAAATTCCACAGTGGCACAAATTCACCGCACCAGTAAACAAAAGCACCAAAACAACCGTTACCCTGCGAGTAAAAGACCCTTATGACGAGTTGTTATCTATGATCCTGGATGGTTCTTCCAGCACAGACGATGTTGACTTTTCAAGATTTTCTCCGATAGATTCCCCACCGGCTACACCAACTGATGAATCCCAGAGCAGGTTTGAGTTAAAAGCAGACGAGTCATATCACCCGGCAGGGAAACCCCCAGCAGTCACTGCAGCCAGCAAACCAGCAGGCGGCGTTCGGTTAGAGGTGCAGGTTCACAAGCCTGTGACGATGGCGCCGCTGTCCATCAGCTGGGGCGGACTGCCAAAAACGTCCACTGATGACGAACCAGTCAAGTCTCAAAGTCCGCCGTCGGTCAAGGGGAAGGGATTTACTGAGCTGTTcattgaggaggaggaagatgttttagaagagaaagaggaggatgttaGAGATTTGAATGAAAGACTCAGTCCACAG GCTGATGTCTCTCCGTCCACCCTGACACGGCTTTCTCACCCCAGCGCCTCCTCACCCTCTatagcaccaccaccacctccacccccgCACTCTTCTACCCCTTCGTTTTCTCCTCCTTCGTTTTCTCCTCCTTCGTCTTCTCCCTCGCGTTCACAGCAGCATGATCACAACACCGTCCCTACGTCTCCCCCTCGCTCCCCTCAGCCCccgtccctccctcacctctcacTGTCGCCctctccacctgtctcaccccctcccctccactcctctcacCCCTCTCCTGTCGTCCCCCCCCAGCGTTCTGTCCCCCAACCCTCAAACTCCCCCTGTCCTTCTCGTCCGTTCGCGTCCGTCCCTGACTCGGAATCGCCCGTAAGCCTTCCCACCCGGTCGCCCCCTAAAcccgcctctcctcccctcgccacTCCATGCTCTCCCCCGACTCCCCCCACCGTGCCCCATCCAGGACATAGGTCTCCCAAGGTGAAG GATCCAGTTGTCGGTGGTAAACCTCCCCGTAGCCCCATCTTGTCCCGGAGGTCCTATCTGTCATCCGTTAGAGGTCGAAGG cGATTAGTACAGGACGCGCTCCACGGCGGAGGAGACCC ATACCAGGCCGTGTACAACTACACGCCTCGCAACGAGGACGAGCTGGAGCTGAGGGAGGGCGACATCGTCGATGTGATGGAGAAGTGTGACGACGGCTGGTTTGTCG GGACCTCTCGGAGGAGCAAGTTGTTTGGAACCTTCCCAGGAAACTACGTGAAGCAGCTATAA
- the sorbs2a gene encoding sorbin and SH3 domain-containing protein 2 isoform X10 encodes MNTDSGGCAPKSVALSLTLSPMKRVQSSPNLASGSDSHSSDLDSWRSRSATDGLKNGDASSSSLAAKGFRSVRPNLQDKKSPTQDFNHMPLPPPRKESFHFSPTGTHPPDYSSLIALANDSGPGMLTFTQNEKAVLKESYTINSTSSYSYAETCANPVLREHQHNDISNCIAPATSNKLAQERKVSSLKLTPVTIPDPPAHLNSYSDPQTKTQTTSSPPPTSRPPQRGPALSQSLLQTASLSVHLGPSSPAGSQVEMTTPPPAVPPRPSPAKLLGPASPNPTAQHSPYHSSETLNHLPGLMPKTLSPTPYVPSGASGAVSVSGGGYASPSASPVTVSALSHYSSSTAGLLDELQICSLDTPGASPTPSPTLSLVSTYMSTAGPDDVLTTSVASTAAAATVTNGQVLSHAMNGSASHPQRPLSPPSYPPLPASLHTGLQRRSRSSGGSESVTRESVVSGHTSVSSTVPIACFSEEEKRVSVIKAPHFEGIGPIDESGIPIAIRTTVDRPKDWYKTMFKQIHKVHKADDDYSDTYNATYAVINNDDYSLSSTATMAHPAPRTHTYRPLSKSPSDNGGHLGPREPSPSPVPPPPPPMPSLLQLRARESERDKDSPDMNEWGPPDRKVDTRRYRAEPKSIFEYEPGKSSILDHERPTYDDIDLENEPWYKFFSELEFGRPPPKKRLDYNPDISARQHIETSLHIAPADKAPERAASAASDYRKRRKSEPSSSQVNAQSQSRAALSPKPVEAYRPSSSSLKKPVIRSSPSSPSRAKGGDACDMYSNSLTSPGPYQGPFVPPVPSVPVHCPEDGSQDGSSSSQQSVYCNNSWQTKHQDAETWTSVEEAAAVPPPSSGKLRSRSCDDLLNDGHSGPGGRNATRSESAGSLVCDANPSGSTGSASTRSLPRLHRRRAHDSPGFLQLYRKMHQIDRAQLIPSDVIRSVRARILELERQPHLHRHRLFPWTPSWGVEVPHDMVPNRITEYERLIQKSKSMPNLGDSEVPSGTTTPGGSSSRASSGGGATPSFPKRRFSIESLLEEDNNNGNSGTVPQTMDHLQPRSPPEGQPRGPEPSRGRSFPAPPVPQSPQANPDYSDSEQDAFASDLSDFIQVEGSSFCSESDFDHCSLTSSESLYGSSTLHHHHLRHHHHHHHHHAGHQNLGQSQGYQHRHLISTCKGRCPASYTRFTTMLRHERERARQENQRPSQPSRSSHSQIQSAQSQQAMSKLAFLVSPVPFRRKKGSPPTSKRISDGGGRGSRPKSKQAIYEALDAALRDIYEHIQAERGHRGTRAPDDSILKRILAELLPNVPERSSSLRGRRGGWHGGHSSASLYPDGSPTGYASYREDPSTPPLQSPISACYGRHSDTSNNNEYGEEQGNGNALCYSDQDVSRSYSTLDGRHTPQSRRPTPDREVSHKQMTQLILFSLLHQKQPARAIYDFNAQTAKELTFKKGDAVNIIRQIDTNWYEGEHRGRVGIFPISYVEKMPSTEKQQPIRPPPPAHVREIGEAVARFNFNADTNVELSLRKGERVIVIRQVDQNWYEGKIPDTTKQGIFPVSYIDIIKRSPSKSPAHHIDPRGHSGSRTPSSTPIKRLVQDALHGGGDPYQAVYNYTPRNEDELELREGDIVDVMEKCDDGWFVGTSRRSKLFGTFPGNYVKQL; translated from the exons ATGAATacag ATAGCGGAGGATGCGCTCCCAAAAGCGTGGCCTTGTCCCTCACACTCTCTCCCATGAAGAGGGTCCAGAGCTCGCCAAATCTAGCCTCAG GGAGTGATTCTCACTCATCAGACTTGG ATTCTTGGCGGTCACGCAGCGCAACAGATGGCCTTAAGAACGGAGACGCCAGCAGCTCATCTCTCGCTGCCAAAGGCTTTCGGAGTGTCAGACCCAACCTGCAGGACAAAAAGTCACCGACACAG GATTTCAATCACATGCCACTGCCGCCCCCCAGGAAAGAGAGTTTCCACTTCTCGCCCACTGGCACTCATCCACCAGACTACAGCTCCCTCATTGCCCTGGCTAATGACTCAGGCCCTGGAATGCTAACGTTCACTCAGAATGAGAAAGCAGTTTTGAAAGAGTCCTACACGATTAATAGCACATCTTCTTACTCCTACGCAGAGACCTGTGCGAACCCAGTCCTGCGCGAACACCAGCACAATGATATTAGCAACTGCATCGCCCCTGCCACCTCTAATAAACTGGCCCAGGAGCGTAAGGTGTCGTCCCTCAAACTAACCCCGGTCACCATCCCTGACCCTCCTGCACACCTCAACTCCTACTCTGATCCCCAAACTAAGACCCAGACCACAAGTTCCCCTCCACCCACTTCCCGACCTCCACAAAGGGGCCCGGCTCTCTCTCAGTCCCTGTTGCAGACGGCCTCGCTCTCTGTCCACTTGGGCCCCTCAAGTCCAGCTGGGTCCCAGGTGGAGATGACGACGCCTCCTCCCGCAGTTCCGCCGAGACCTTCTCCTGCAAAACTGCTG GGCCCTGCGTCCCCCAACCCCACAGCGCAGCACTCCCCTTACCACAGCTCAGAAACACTCAACCACCTGCCAGGCCTCATGCCCAAGACCCTATCGCCCACCCCGTATGTCCCTAGCGGAGCAAGCGGTGCGGTCAGTGTGAGCGGCGGTGGCTACGCGTCGCCCTCGGCCTCTCCCGTGACAGTGTCGGCTCTCAGCCACTACTCGTCTTCCACGGCGGGCCTGCTGGACGAGCTGCAGATCTGTAGTCTGGACACGCCCGGCGCCTCACCCACGCCGTCGCCCACCCTCAGCCTTGTCTCCACCTACATGTCCACCGCTGGCCCCGATGATGTGCTAACAACCTCTGTGGCCTCCACTGCCGCAGCTGCCACTGTCACTAAC GGCCAGGTCCTCTCTCACGCTATGAATGGGAGTGCGAGCCATCCGCAGAGacccctctctcccccgtccTACCCTCCTCTCCCCGCCTCGCTCCACACCGGGCTCCAGAGACGGAGCAGGAGTTCGG GGGGCAGCGAGTCTGTCACGAGAGAGTCGGTGGTGTCGGGCCACACCAGCGTCAGCAGCACCGTGCCCATCGCCTGCttctcagaggaagagaaaagggtTTCCGTCATCAAAGCCCCTCACTTCGAAGGCATCGGCCCCATAGACGAGTCCGGCATCCCCATTGCCATCCGCACG acGGTGGATAGGCCTAAGGATTGGTATAAAACCATGTTCAAACAGATCCACAAGGTTCACAAAGCAG acgATGACTATTCCGACACGTACAATGCAACATATGCTGTCATAAACAATG ACGACTACAGCCTGTCATCCACCGCCACCATGGCCCACCCGGCACCCCGGACGCATACGTACAGGCCGCTGTCCAAGAGCCCCTCAGACAACGGAGGGCATCTGGGGCCTCGGGAGCCTTCCCCATCCCCTGtgcccccacctcctccacccatgCCTTCCCTCCTGCAGCTAAGGGCCAGAGAAAGCGAACGCGACAAAGACTCCCCGGACAT GAATGAATGGGGTCCTCCCGACAGGAAAGTGGACACACGAAGGTACCGCGCAGAGCCCAAGAGTATTTTTGAATACGAGCCTGGGAAGTCCTCTATTTTGGACCATGAGAGACCA ACCTATGATGACATAGATTTAGAGAACGAGCCTTGGTATAAGTTCTTTTCCGAGCTGGAGTTTGGGCGGCCG CCTCCTAAAAAACGGCTGGATTATAATCCAGACATCTCCGCTCGCCAGCACATCGAG ACATCCCTGCACATCGCTCCCGCCGACAAGGCTCCTGAGAGAGCTGCGAG CGCTGCCAGCGACtacaggaagagaaggaagtCTGAGCCGTCGAGTTCCCAAGTGAATGCTCAGTCTCAGAGCAGAGCTGCACTTTCCCCCAAACCAGTGGAGGCCTACAgaccgagcagcagcagcctgaagaAGCCCGTCATCCGTTCCTCACCATCCTCACCCTCCAGAGCCAAAG GTGGGGACGCATGCGACATGTATTCAAACAGTTTGACCTCCCCAGGTCCTTATCAGGGCCCCTTTGTGCCCCCTGTCCCCTCTGTCCCCGTCCATTGCCCCGAGGACGGCAGCCAGGATGgcagctcctcctcccagcAGTCTGTCTACTGTAACAACAGTTGGCAGACCAAGCACCAGGACGCCGAGACGTGGACCAGtgtggaggaggcggcggcggtgcCGCCGCCCTCCTCTGGCAAACTAAGGTCCCGCAGCTGTGACGACTTACTCAACGATGGGCATTCTGGCCCGGGTGGGCGCAACGCCACTCGCTCAGAAAGTGCCGGTTCACTGGTGTGCGATGCGAATCCTTCAGGTTCAACTGGATCCGCTTCCACTCGCTCATTACCACGACTCCACCGGCGGCGGGCGCACGATTCGCCGGGCTTTCTCCAGCTCTATCGCAAAATGCACCAGATTGACCGAGCCCAGCTCATCCCGTCCGACGTCATCCGCTCGGTCCGTGCTCGTATCCTCGAACTCGAGCGTCAACCTCACCTGCATCGCCATCGCCTCTTTCCTTGGACGCCCTCTTGGGGCGTGGAGGTGCCGCACGACATGGTGCCAAACCGCATTACTGAGTACGAGCGCCTTATTCAGAAGTCCAAATCCATGCCCAACTTGGGCGACAGTGAGGTGCCTTCAGGCACGACGACGCCAGGTGGCTCATCATCTCGAGCTAGCAGTGGTGGCGGTGCCACACCCAGTTTCCCCAAACGCCGTTTTTCCATTGAATCTTTACTAgaggaagacaacaacaacggcaACAGCGGAACAGTACCTCAAACCATGGATCACTTGCAGCCTCGTAGCCCACCTGAGGGCCAGCCTCGTGGACCAGAGCCCAGCCGCGGTCGGTCCTTTCCTGCTCCTCCGGTCCCCCAAAGCCCGCAGGCCAACCCGGACTACTCTGACAGCGAACAAGACGCCTTTGCCTCAGACCTCAGTGACTTCATCCAGGTGGAGGGCTCCTCATTTTGCAGCGAGAGCGATTTTGACCATTGCTCGCTGACCTCCTCTGAGAGCTTGTACGGCTCTTCCAcccttcaccaccaccacctccgtcatcaccaccaccatcaccaccaccacgccgGTCACCAAAATCTCGGCCAGAGCCAGGGCTATCAACACCGTCACCTCATAAGCACCTGCAAAGGCCGCTGCCCAGCCTCTTACACCCGTTTCACGACCATGCTCCGCCATGAGCGGGAGCGAGCGCGTCAGGAGAACCAGAGACCTTCACAGCCGAGCCGCAGCAGCCATTCCCAAATCCAGAGCGCGCAGTCTCAGCAAGCGATGTCCAAGCTGGCCTTCCTGGTCAGCCCAGTGCCTTTCCGCAGGAAAAAGGGCTCACCACCTACCTCTAAAAGAATCAGCGATGGCGGAGGTCGGGGCAGCAGACCCAAGTCCAAACAGGCCATTTATGAAGCGCTGGATGCGGCGTTGAGAGACATATATGAGCACATACAAGCAGAGAGAGGCCACAGGGGCACCAGGGCGCCAGACGACAGCATCCTGAAGAGAATACTGGCCGAGCTGCTGCCAAATGTGCCTGAGCGGAGCTCCTCGTtgcgggggaggagggggggttggcACGGGGGTCACTCCTCCGCGTCGTTGTACCCAGACGGAAGCCCCACTGGGTACGCCTCGTACAGAGAGGATCCGTCCACACCGCCGCTACAGTCACCGATCAGTGCCTGCTACGGACGCCATTCAGACACCTCAAACAATAATGAATATGGAGAGGAGCAGGGCAATGGAAATGCTCTCTGTTATTCAG ACCAGGATGTCTCCAGGAGTTATTCCACTTTGGACGGACGCCACACACCCCAGAGTAGAAGACCTACTCCTGACAGAGAG GTCTCCCATAAACAGATGACACAACTTattctgttctctctcctccatcagaAACAGCCCGCAAGAGCCATTTATGATTTTAATGCACAAACGGCTAA GgagctgacatttaaaaagggtGATGCAGTAAACATCATCAGGCAGATAGATACCAACTGGTACGAAGGGGAGCACCGAGGACGGGTGGGGATATTCCCCATATCGTATGTAGAG aagatgcCGTccacagagaagcagcagccGATCCGTCCTCCTCCGCCAGCACACGTCAGAGAGATCGGAGAGGCAGTGGCACGCTTCAACTTCAACGCCGACACTAACGTGGAGCTGTCTCTCAGAAAG ggtgaGAGAGTAATTGTGATAAGGCAGGTGGATCAGAACTGGTACGAGGGCAAGATCCCAGACACAACCAAACAGGGCATCTTTCCTGTGTCCTACATTGACATCATCAAGCGCTCCCCGTCCAAGAGCCCCGCCCATCACATAGACCCGCGTGGTCACTCTGGCAGCAGGACGCCGAGCAGCACACCCATCAAG cGATTAGTACAGGACGCGCTCCACGGCGGAGGAGACCC ATACCAGGCCGTGTACAACTACACGCCTCGCAACGAGGACGAGCTGGAGCTGAGGGAGGGCGACATCGTCGATGTGATGGAGAAGTGTGACGACGGCTGGTTTGTCG GGACCTCTCGGAGGAGCAAGTTGTTTGGAACCTTCCCAGGAAACTACGTGAAGCAGCTATAA